The following coding sequences are from one Vulpes vulpes isolate BD-2025 chromosome 12, VulVul3, whole genome shotgun sequence window:
- the KCNJ12 gene encoding ATP-sensitive inward rectifier potassium channel 12, which produces MTSAGRANPYSIVSSEEDGLHLVTMSGANGFGNGKVHTRRRCRNRFVKKNGQCNIEFANMDEKSQRYLADMFTTCVDIRWRYMLLIFSLAFLASWLLFGIIFWVIAVAHGDLEPAEGRGRTPCVMQVHGFMAAFLFSIETQTTIGYGLRCVTEECPVAVFMVVAQSIVGCIIDSFMIGAIMAKMARPKKRAQTLLFSHNAVVALRDGKLCLMWRVGNLRKSHIVEAHVRAQLIKPRVTEEGEYIPLDQIDIDVGFDKGLDRIFLVSPITILHEIDEASPLFGISRQDLETDDFEIVVILEGMVEATAMTTQARSSYLANEILWGHRFEPVLFEEKNQYKIDYSHFHKTYEVPSTPRCSAKDLVENKFLLPSANSFCYENELAFLSRDEEDEADGGQDGRSPQARHDFDRPQASGGGSGGGGSGCGVGVLEQRPYRRESEI; this is translated from the coding sequence aTGACCTCGGCCGGCAGGGCCAACCCCTACAGTATCGTGTCATCGGAGGAGGACGGGCTGCACCTGGTCACCATGTCGGGTGCCAACGGCTTCGGCAACGGCAAGGTGCACACGCGGCGCCGATGCCGAAACCGCTTCGTCAAGAAGAACGGCCAGTGCAACATCGAGTTTGCCAACATGGACGAGAAGTCGCAGCGCTACCTGGCCGACATGTTCACCACCTGCGTGGACATCCGCTGGCGCTACATGCTGCTCATCTTCTCGCTGGCCTTCCTCGCCTCCTGGCTCCTGTTCGGCATCATCTTCTGGGTGATCGCGGTGGCCCACGGCGACCTGGagccggccgagggccgcggccGCACGCCCTGCGTGATGCAGGTCCACGGCTTCATGGCCGCCTTCCTCTTCTCCATTGAGACGCAGACCACCATCGGCTATGGGCTGCGCTGCGTGACAGAGGAGTGCCCGGTGGCCGTCTTCATGGTGGTGGCGCAGTCCATAGTGGGCTGCATCATCGACTCCTTCATGATCGGCGCCATCATGGCCAAGATGGCCCGGCCCAAGAAGCGGGCGCAGACCCTGCTGTTCAGCCACAACGCCGTGGTGGCGCTGCGCGACGGCAAGCTCTGCCTCATGTGGCGAGTGGGCAACCTGAGGAAGAGCCACATTGTGGAGGCCCACGTGCGTGCCCAGCTCATCAAGCCGAGGGTCACCGAGGAGGGCGAGTACATCCCACTGGACCAGATCGACATCGACGTTGGCTTTGACAAGGGCCTCGATCGCATCTTCCTCGTGTCCCCCATCACCATCCTGCATGAGATTGATGAGGCCAGCCCGCTGTTTGGCATCAGCCGGCAGGACCTGGAGACCGACGACTTCGAGATCGTGGTCATCCTGGAGGGCATGGTGGAGGCCACGGCCATGACCACGCAGGCCCGCAGCTCCTACCTGGCCAACGAGATCCTGTGGGGCCATCGCTTCGAGCCTGTCCTCTTCGAGGAGAAGAACCAGTACAAGATCGACTACTCTCACTTCCACAAGACCTACGAGGTGCCCTCCACACCCCGCTGTAGCGCCAAGGACCTGGTGGAGAACAAATTCCTGCTGCCCAGTGCCAATTCCTTCTGTTATGAGAACGAGCTAGCCTTCCTGAGCCGCGATGAGGAAGACGAGGCTGATGGAGGCCAGGATGGCCGTAGCCCCCAGGCTCGGCATGACTTTGACAGACCCCAGGccagtggtggtggtagtggtggtggtggtagtggttgtGGTGTCGGTGTCCTTGAGCAGCGGCCTTACAGACGGGAGTCAGAGATCTGA